DNA sequence from the Phaenicophaeus curvirostris isolate KB17595 chromosome 22, BPBGC_Pcur_1.0, whole genome shotgun sequence genome:
TGGTGCTACTGATAGAGATCTGCAATCCATGTGGACAAGGAAGCAGTGAACAGCTGGGCTTGACTTCTGGCTGCCTCTCCCTTTGCTTTGCTCTCCCCAGCCTTGGGCAGCCGTTCCTTTGGAGGACTTCAGAGGATCACAAGGTTGCAAAATACCTCCAGGaccactgagtccaaccattcctatcaaccactaaaccatttcTGGTTTCTGAGCGTTTCTGCCTTTCACCCAAGGATCTTTACGCTTCCCTTTTGCAGCGAGCTGGTGCTTTCTCACCTTTTCTTGCTTGCGGTGGCACTGCTGGGAGCACAGTTCCGGAATTGCACTGCTATCCAGTTCTCATTCCCCAAAACGTGCCTCCTGAATTTCTTCAACTGTGCAGAGAACAAACGAGTACAGTACTAGATGTGTTCCTTGTGCTGCTATAGAGTATCAAGTGTGTAGTATCGCCCACGACCACTCCGCAGCGTAGATAGTCCAGAACAGCCTTTAAATTGTTCTCCAGCGGAGTTATTTTTGACTTGACATAATGAATTTCCCACGCAGAACTCCTTCTGGAAGGCGGTGGACGTGAGAGGCTCCTGCCGCTTGCACGCTGCCCACGCGGGAGGGGAGCTACGAGGTCGCAGGGCTATAACCATGCATGTGGGGTGCTCTGAATATAACACGAGTTTGGTGTGTTTGTTTCCTAATCCAAACAGAACGTCAGAAGCCTTGATGCATGTAGTGTGTGTTTACTGCAGCTGGAGTGGGCCACAGACCAGGTATTTATGGCCATCGGTTTATATTTTTTCACCCCTACAGTGCAAACTCGTTCTCATGTGTCCTAactgtttctttctgtctgtcttctgcTAGAGAATAGTGACAAAGAAACTACCTCACTGGAAATGCCCTCATTACCAGCTTCTGATGGGTTTCAAGATCCAGTCCAGCCTTCAGGACTAAATTCCAAGATCTGTAATCCCACAAATCAATTACTTGATCGTTCTGTCTCTGCCCCTGCTTCAGTTTGCTCATCGGAATCTAGCCTCGCAGAGCCCATTGATCCTAGAGCCGTCAAGTCTTCGGAGTCTCCAACTGAATGCCAGATAAGCCCAGAAAAAGAACATCCTCTCTTCTCACAGCATCTTTCCGATAGCGCTTCCTCGGCAGATAACGACCCTTCTCCCCAGACAGGGGAAGTGCCCTGTCGCAATCCAGCTTGCCTTTCACAGAAGACACTCAAAGAAACGTTTATTGCTGACAGTCTAAAGGAATGTAACGCTAAAGAACAAGACCGTGGTCAGAAACATCCTTTGGAAgtgacaaaagaaaacagttttgctgACACTGCCGCTAAGCACGGGCAAAATACAGGTATAGATCTGTCTTCggagcaggaggaaaagcaTGAACTTCCCATAGACCCTCAAACATGCGAAGAACCCGAGAAGGAACATCTGGAGAAGCAGAGTGTGAAAACTGACCCAGAACTTCCTTGCCATGCTGGTGGGGCTGAAAAACCTGTTGTGGAAGAAGCCAACCAGCCAGAAAATTCTCCTACAGAAACAAGAGGAGATGGACTGGAGAAAGCAGGTCTTTCCTGTGTGAAAGGGAGTATCCAAATGTCAGCTTCCTGTAGCTTCATGCATACAGAAGCCTTCATGGAAGTAGATGTAGTCGAGCAGCCTGCAGCTGAAGTGCACGGCTCGGTGAGCGAGCAGGAGCCACAGGGTGAGGGCAGGAGTGCATCTGACCTGAACTCGGACACCTTTTCTATGGAGGTGGAGTCAATGAAGTCTGCATCCTCCTTGGATGATCCGCTTTCCACCGGCAATGTCCTGCAGTCTAACAGCAGCAGTGAAACTCCAGCGAAGTATAATGAGTTGTCTGATTTGGCAGCTGAAGACAGCTCTTCCCTCTCCAGCATCCATCAGCTGGATCCAGGAAGGCCTTCAGAAGAGCCATGTTTCTCTCTAGCATCAGCCTTGAAAGAGCTGCACAAACTCTTGGTTATCAGTCAGAAAGGAGAATGTAAAATCCATTCGTTGGAAGAAGTCTCTCGGCTGGAAATGGTTCACAAAAAGGCAGCAGTGCAGCCGAAGGGGCTTTCTGACAATGAGCAGAAGGACTCGGATCCAGTCAGCCAGGAGCAGAGTTGTTCCTTCTGCGAGGTGAGGTCTGAAGATGGAAGAGCAGAGGGGAAACAGCTTTGTGACTCCAGCACAGGAAACGTCAGCACCGGGTCTATCAGTCACGTGCAGTCAGCTCTCGGAGAGGGTGCTTCAGGGATTCAGGAGTTTCCAGGTAAAAGCGATTCGGTGGTGGCGAGTTCTGCAGCGACATCCgaccagcagcagagctctgagCAAGCAGAGGTTGTGGCAGAAGGTTGTCCGAGTCCTCCTAATCCAACTTCAGAGCAGAACACATCTGTTTCCTTTAAACCTGCTTTGGATGAAGGAGCTCCTCAAGATCCTCGGAACCTGCTCACAGGAGCacccaggagaagcagcaatCCTACTCCAGAAGGCCCACGGCCACTGGGTGGGTGTGAGAACCCACTGCCAAGCCCACCAGCTCAAGGAGCTGGACCATCCCCGGGTGCTGCTCCACCACCTGCTTTCCCTGCAGCTGATGTTGATCGCATCCTTGGCGCTGGTTTTACTACACGGGAAGCTCTTGAGGCTTTGGAACAAGCAGATGGAAACGCAGATCTTGCTCTTCTCATTTTACTGGCCAAGAGTATCGTCGTTCCTACGTACCTACAGAAGAGGTAGCTGACTGGGGTGTCTTTGCTTTTAAAGGATGTGTCTAAATTATGCTTCATCATGTACGAGCAGAACATTGAgccagattttttaaattatttgcagCCGAAGtaatttctctcctctttcactcATTAGatttggcattttaaaagaaaggaagcatcCTAGCAGTGTGTGGACAGGGTAGCTTTTAATTATGCATACTGGATTGAATTTGatgtttctgtttaaatgtACGATTTTAGAATAAGCTCCAATGTTAGGAATGAAAAGTAGAAGCTATTAAGAGCACCACCCTGTCCAGTGTGAAGCAGATTGTGAATCGGCCGTGCCTGCAGCTGCCCGGGACAGAGGCACGCGCTGAGCTGGGTGTGTGACATGAAACGGCGCTTCTCCAGGTGGACTTAGTGGATTTGTGTTAGCTCTCCTGTGCTTTGTAACCCAGTGCCCATCTCTGGGGCTGCTCAAACTTGTTACGGCAGCTACAGAAGGTACGTGGGTGCCCGCGGACGCGTGGTGCTCCGCGAGAGGAGCGAGGGGTGGAGGAGGTTTGGAAGCGTGCGGTTTTGTGTGTGCACGGGGAAGGCTGAGGCCTGTTTTTGCCAAACCCTTTTATGCTCTTGGGCCAGCGTGTTCAAGTTTACAAAGTGGGGATAGAAGAAGGGAGGGGACAGAAATTTGGTGCTACCAAAACTTCAGAGACGTTTTAACTTATGTGAAAATGTGCTGGTATTAaccaggggaggggagggaaggaatattttacattttttctcccttgcCCACATCGTTTTCCCCGTACGAATGAACAAACTCAACCACTTTAAGGCAAAACCTTAACGATGAAATTATTTAACAAACCAACCGTGTGTTGTGGCTCCGAATCCCCCTCTTCCTGCGGAAGAGTGGCCTTTTTCAGTGGATCCATTCCCTATGCACCGAGCAGGGCGATGATCAgaaagaagagacctgctttgCATGGGTTTGTCTGGATATCTGGGGTGTCAGCCCCTTGGCTGTGGGAATGCAGAAAGCCGAGAGCCCCTAGGGGCTGGTAGGGTACTGATTTAATACCTCTTAACGAGCGAGGGCTCCCCAGCAGGGTTTATGAAACAAATGCACTGACGCGGCTTCTGTGCTATAACCATCGTGGCCTTCCAGAAAGCCCTTGGTGAGCAGCCTGCGTGGTGAGGACTGTCTGCAGCCCTTTCTAGGTGCTTTTCTTGGGAATGAATTACACTGATGCTCTGCAGAGCCCCAGCACACCGCTGGGGCCGGGGACGGGGAAAGGGAGGGCCGAAACACAATACCAAATTTTAAGCAGGAACTTTTACCTGGTGCCACTTCGAGGTCTCAGAAGTGGCTTTGCATCAAGGGTTCATCTTGAACTTTCTGCTTCGGGCTAAACCTGAAGCGATGGGTGAACAGTGGCTGGAATCATGGTTTGTTGATGACTTTCATTTGTTGTTATCATCGTCTCAGGCCTGTGTCCCTGGTGTTTTGTTCTCCCTGTTGCTTAGCAGATTTGCCTACGTGTACGCTAGGCTTTCTTCCTGCAGGGTGGCctttaaaaacaacacaaatcTGGTTTCACCTGTGAACTTGCAGGTGTTTCTGCTGTCAGCGAGTGGTGATTGTCAGACTTTTCTTAGATACTTGGGCAGCCAAGAGATccttaatgaaaacaaagagcTTTATGGCATTCCTCTGTCAAGTGGAGTTTTTGTATGAGCTGTGAGTGTACCAGCCAGGCCTGGCGCTCCCAAACACGTTTAGCTCGTATCCCTCTACCTGTGACGCTGGCGGCAAGAGCTGCTCTGTGCAGATATAGAAAGCAGCACGTGGCTATTTGGGAACCCCTTGCTAGGGCAGCATCGGATAATTCACTTGAGGCTCTGTTGGAAATGAATCATTGAGGCAAGACTACAGCTTTATGATCTTTACTGTGCAGGTCGTGAGTTACCCCTGCtgagttttaatattttcctttcaatgaGCCCCTCGAATCAGCAAAGCCCCCTCTGTAACGCTCGGAGTGGTACAGGAGCACGGTGTCGACAGGTCTCTCTCTCAAAGCCCTTAGAAACGAGATCTGCTGGACCCGCTCCCATCTGCAGCTGGTTCACTCTCAAAAGCAGCAACAAAGGTGAAGCTGCCAGCTCTCCGATCCGGAGCATCCTCAGTCTAACGGCCGGATCTGCTCTCAGTTCACACCCTGGTCTCG
Encoded proteins:
- the DDI2 gene encoding protein DDI1 homolog 2 isoform X1, which codes for MLLTVFCLRRDRSELTFSLQVDADFELQNFRALCELESGIPAAESQIVYAERPLTDNNRSLASYGLKDGDVVILRQKEAVEPRPSIRFPGLPRIDFSSIAVPGTSTQQHQPPAQRLRPSPPDAPSFPQGLDNPALLREMLLANPHELSLLKERNPPLAEALLSGDLEKFTRVLLEQQQDRARREQERIRLYSADPFDLEAQAKIEEDIRQQNIEENMTIAMEEAPESFGQVVMLYINCKVNGHPVKAFVDSGAQMTIMSQACAERCNIMRLVDRRWAGIAKGVGTQKIIGRVHLAQVQIEGDFLACSFSILEEQPMDMLLGLDMLKRHQCSIDLKKNVLVIGTTGSQTTFLPEGELPECARLAYGAGREDVRPEEIADQELAEAIQKSVEEAENSDKETTSLEMPSLPASDGFQDPVQPSGLNSKICNPTNQLLDRSVSAPASVCSSESSLAEPIDPRAVKSSESPTECQISPEKEHPLFSQHLSDSASSADNDPSPQTGEVPCRNPACLSQKTLKETFIADSLKECNAKEQDRGQKHPLEVTKENSFADTAAKHGQNTGIDLSSEQEEKHELPIDPQTCEEPEKEHLEKQSVKTDPELPCHAGGAEKPVVEEANQPENSPTETRGDGLEKAGLSCVKGSIQMSASCSFMHTEAFMEVDVVEQPAAEVHGSVSEQEPQGEGRSASDLNSDTFSMEVESMKSASSLDDPLSTGNVLQSNSSSETPAKYNELSDLAAEDSSSLSSIHQLDPGRPSEEPCFSLASALKELHKLLVISQKGECKIHSLEEVSRLEMVHKKAAVQPKGLSDNEQKDSDPVSQEQSCSFCEVRSEDGRAEGKQLCDSSTGNVSTGSISHVQSALGEGASGIQEFPGKSDSVVASSAATSDQQQSSEQAEVVAEGCPSPPNPTSEQNTSVSFKPALDEGAPQDPRNLLTGAPRRSSNPTPEGPRPLGGCENPLPSPPAQGAGPSPGAAPPPAFPAADVDRILGAGFTTREALEALEQADGNADLALLILLAKSIVVPTYLQKR